A DNA window from Choristoneura fumiferana chromosome 24, NRCan_CFum_1, whole genome shotgun sequence contains the following coding sequences:
- the LOC141441944 gene encoding uncharacterized protein, with protein sequence MNNKRSNEYLLNNYLEKDFQAMLFPLNLMQCVAFQQKYRIFHGFITPNACQRFDEAMVDVEAACAILLGNADCFTDIRRLCKNVIRVSSCARAAGGLRAGGVVAVDAALPLRLLQLIATYTVVLLQFALL encoded by the exons ATGAACAATAAACGCTCTAACGAATATTTACTGAACAATTATCTGGAGAAAGACTTCCAGGCTATGTTGTTCCCTTTGAATCTGATGCAATGTGTTGCTTTTCAACAGAAATATAGGATATTTCACGGTTTCATTACGCCTAATG CGTGCCAGCGGTTTGACGAGGCGATGGTAGACGTGGAAGCCGCATGCGCTATATTACTTGGCAACGCAGACTGCTTTA CGGACATCCGTCGTCTGTGCAAGAACGTGATTCGCGTGtcgtcgtgcgcgcgcgccgcgggcGGGCTGCGCGCGGGCGGCGTCGTCGCGGTCGACGCGGCGTTGCCGCTGCGACTGCTGCAGCTGATCGCCACATACACCGTCGTGCTGCTGCAGTTCGCTTTactctaa
- the LOC141441943 gene encoding uncharacterized protein, translated as MVKNFTLLIVLCVACQKFYLVVEEVEKATAVISSCHASLFTLNVQKLCKNVGRVTSCARAAGGLHAGGVVAVDAGLPLRLLALLTTYTVVLLQFAFL; from the exons ATGGTCAAGAACTTTACGTTGTTGATTGTACTCTGTGTGGCTTGCCAGAAATTTTACCTAGTCGTTGAGGAAGTGGAAAAGGCAACCGCTGTTATAAGCAGCTGTCATGCGTCCTTGTTTACGC ttaatgTACAAAAGTTATGCAAGAACGTGGGTCGCGTGAcctcgtgcgcgcgcgccgcgggcGGGCTGCACGCGGGCGGCGTCGTCGCGGTGGACGCGGGGCTGCCGCTGCGACTGCTTGCACTTCTCACCACCTACACCGTCGTGCTGCTGCAGTTTGCATTCCTCTAA